The Cohnella abietis genome has a segment encoding these proteins:
- a CDS encoding S-layer homology domain-containing protein — translation MNSKLKSFIGTSFAFLMLAQSATTVTAAENTPSANSPGRWMSGEYHAHTIQSGDASESFMKLENVLDAAFREDLDKKPAETITSLSYGNPFDFIVLSDHLRDSPRDPDGNNKGTARWEAIKDQQDKLAALQAAGKYKGKSIYSGFEWDMMGLDHGSVGIIDSKSNEVPIDAIHQFEWLYSYDTNPGMFHSNETALWGPRLDKNTLKNDKNKTFEAIEWLKNNYPESYVLLNHPSRHNGGSGVVNIEDMRKMNDIAPEIVFGMEGLPGNHMAAGGNRAELVDIYGGADVMVAKVGGMWDAMLGEGRHFWNFTNSDFHFKVSSNRNYSSGYWPSEYSRNNTWVEGNSFKDVVEGMRSGKSYAVYGDLINALDFKAIGNGNQAEMGENLQVTEGDLTTISIRFKSPEHNNYAPISPHNSSVTNKINVDHVDLISGEVTGKLDESQYASNKTNDTTKVIKRFTKDDWGQPDAEGYYTVSYKVPADTSRYYRLRGTNLGTDVAGFTANGEPLKDQSFDYSGSPSPEQNEERFNNINDRNYTGLWFYSNPIFVNVAALSDEQAVTDTVANLTSTLGDTSAIIANIALPTEGLHGTQIEWKSSHVNTIRIDNNNAIVTRPSAGMADMNVTLTATISRGNQSIDKPYTFIVKAYPSTSLPDNSSSKPNTSVTGGGGTATANSNGSVTFTPDKGYQVKDVTVNGVSKGALTQVTGLKSTDQVVVTFEKISEPQKPTDPTEPTKPAVTFHDVTNHWAALSISYVVEHELFTGTAANTFSPDTTMTRGMLVTVMHRLAGKPNQAGSNPFKDVNTNAYYNDAVVWASQNSIVNGVNSTHFAPDQSITREQLAQILFNYAKANKLNMNASQSLAAFTDANKISTWAADAVKWSVSNQLLSGKGNGTLDPTGVATRAEVAAIINRFMIAFNK, via the coding sequence ATGAATAGCAAACTGAAGTCTTTTATCGGTACCTCTTTCGCCTTCTTAATGCTCGCACAGAGTGCGACAACGGTGACTGCAGCAGAGAACACACCTTCCGCCAATTCACCTGGAAGATGGATGTCCGGTGAGTATCATGCACATACGATACAATCGGGTGATGCATCCGAATCTTTTATGAAATTGGAAAATGTACTTGATGCTGCGTTTCGAGAGGATCTTGACAAGAAGCCAGCAGAAACAATAACTTCACTGTCGTACGGCAATCCCTTTGATTTCATCGTACTTTCTGACCATCTGCGCGATTCGCCGCGAGACCCAGATGGCAACAATAAAGGCACTGCTCGTTGGGAAGCAATTAAAGATCAACAGGACAAGCTTGCAGCGCTCCAAGCGGCTGGGAAATATAAAGGAAAATCCATCTACTCAGGTTTTGAATGGGACATGATGGGGTTGGATCATGGTTCTGTCGGTATTATCGATTCCAAAAGTAATGAAGTACCGATAGATGCCATTCATCAATTCGAGTGGTTATACAGCTACGACACAAATCCAGGTATGTTCCATTCCAATGAAACAGCTCTTTGGGGACCAAGACTTGATAAGAATACGTTGAAAAACGATAAAAATAAAACCTTTGAAGCTATCGAGTGGCTGAAAAATAACTATCCGGAAAGCTATGTATTGCTTAACCATCCATCTAGACACAATGGTGGCAGCGGTGTTGTTAATATTGAAGATATGCGCAAAATGAATGATATTGCTCCTGAAATTGTTTTTGGTATGGAAGGATTGCCTGGTAACCATATGGCAGCCGGTGGGAATCGAGCTGAATTAGTCGACATATACGGCGGAGCTGACGTCATGGTCGCAAAGGTCGGCGGAATGTGGGATGCTATGCTTGGTGAAGGTCGCCACTTCTGGAATTTCACAAATTCCGACTTTCATTTTAAGGTGAGCAGCAATCGGAATTACTCAAGCGGTTACTGGCCTAGCGAGTACTCCCGGAACAATACTTGGGTCGAAGGTAACAGCTTTAAGGATGTTGTAGAAGGTATGCGTTCAGGTAAATCCTATGCCGTCTATGGGGATCTTATCAACGCACTTGATTTTAAAGCAATTGGTAATGGAAATCAGGCTGAAATGGGCGAGAACCTACAAGTAACTGAAGGTGATCTTACAACAATAAGCATTCGCTTCAAGAGCCCGGAGCACAACAACTATGCACCTATTAGCCCGCATAATTCCTCAGTCACTAATAAAATCAATGTCGATCATGTCGATCTGATTTCTGGAGAAGTTACTGGCAAGCTCGATGAAAGTCAATATGCCAGCAATAAGACCAATGACACGACGAAAGTTATTAAACGTTTTACGAAAGACGATTGGGGACAACCGGATGCAGAAGGCTATTATACTGTTTCCTATAAAGTACCTGCTGATACTAGCCGTTATTATCGTTTGCGTGGTACGAACCTTGGTACAGACGTCGCAGGCTTCACAGCTAACGGCGAGCCTTTAAAAGATCAGTCATTTGACTATAGTGGTAGTCCTTCACCAGAGCAGAACGAGGAACGCTTCAATAATATTAATGACCGTAACTATACAGGCTTATGGTTCTATTCTAACCCGATCTTTGTAAATGTTGCTGCGCTAAGCGATGAGCAGGCAGTTACTGATACCGTTGCTAATTTAACTTCAACACTTGGTGATACTAGTGCGATTATCGCAAACATTGCTCTCCCTACTGAAGGGTTGCATGGTACTCAGATTGAATGGAAGAGTAGTCATGTGAATACCATTCGTATCGACAACAATAATGCGATTGTTACACGTCCATCCGCTGGCATGGCAGATATGAATGTTACACTAACTGCAACGATATCTCGCGGGAATCAAAGCATAGATAAACCCTATACCTTTATCGTGAAAGCTTATCCTTCTACTAGTTTGCCAGATAACAGCTCTAGCAAGCCGAATACGTCCGTCACAGGTGGTGGAGGAACAGCTACCGCTAATTCAAATGGTAGTGTTACATTTACACCGGATAAAGGTTACCAAGTTAAAGATGTTACAGTTAATGGAGTATCTAAGGGAGCACTCACTCAAGTGACAGGTCTGAAATCTACTGACCAAGTTGTTGTGACCTTCGAGAAAATTTCGGAGCCTCAGAAGCCGACTGATCCAACCGAGCCTACTAAGCCTGCTGTCACATTTCATGATGTTACGAATCATTGGGCGGCTTTATCCATTAGCTATGTAGTAGAACATGAGTTGTTCACGGGTACTGCGGCAAATACGTTTAGCCCTGACACAACGATGACTCGTGGTATGCTGGTCACGGTTATGCACCGCTTAGCTGGTAAGCCTAATCAAGCTGGTTCAAATCCGTTCAAAGATGTTAATACGAACGCGTATTACAATGATGCAGTAGTATGGGCAAGCCAGAATAGCATCGTTAATGGGGTTAATAGTACTCACTTCGCTCCAGATCAATCTATTACTCGTGAGCAGCTTGCACAGATATTGTTTAATTATGCTAAAGCAAACAAATTGAATATGAACGCTAGCCAGTCATTAGCCGCTTTCACAGATGCTAACAAAATCTCAACATGGGCAGCTGATGCGGTGAAGTGGTCCGTGAGCAACCAATTACTTTCTGGTAAGGGTAATGGCACGCTTGATCCAACGGGCGTCGCAACACGTGCTGAAGTCGCAGCCATTATTAATCGTTTTATGATTGCCTTCAATAAATAA
- a CDS encoding histidine kinase, whose translation MKRWVGFLTAICALIAIVYMIFSDKGTGSVKIKAVDGVLDLRELVDSPFVSLAGDWKFTADSFVDPTDFLIEANNEHVPGPWASNVQWGSYQLIVYLPDNWSDIGLRVRNIWSANSLYIDGKKISENGKVASSKQETAPDNRSFEVYFKPDSRQVLITIHVSNFYNARGGIILPIDIGDAELMKEDVNRDLSLEWTAVLCLLLFSMFHLTIYLLRTKDEAFLYSGLYFLLLALVVVLRGERLLIREFPSIPFDLYFRMQDTFTFLSSLLLIAFIVKMIPTIMKQRTLLLLFLPILIYTLFNIILPARTLSWAQYEFFYYTDGLFIGIIIRIFYLTVKNRIGIRKNEALILMSMLFFLALFAVSGSMDSLFFSGRNGMNRIGLVGFVIAMNVFLGIRLMNRAEESEQLTARLQKANNAKDDFLKVTTQDLQRPLHDTVHLIKSITREHNPKKQGEQLYLAEQLMENMVYLLRDLHDFTRIRFDDYAIDLKSTNLRMVMLHVIQLMQLTFAKKRIQINENISEQLYVWTDEQRLTQVLLRIMTEISHDTSDDSLTIESLHVGTDVLLRVTTTRESPTANIDRQHPSGLMMTEELIQQMKGSITYESMENGIGFTIKLGFSEYKNPATAIKHKFAIPSGMLMEDREQRTILIVEDDVMHAEVMSGMLNESYKIQIAYTAQEALNYYNNHPEIAMMIIDDIIPGNRNSLQLLQHIRKQASLMDLPILMMTSSEYPRNIEMIFASGANDYLMKPFSKETLMARLNAVEQTKQSLLKAIDYEMAFLQTQIKPHFLYNALSNIIAFCYTDGVRAAYLLTMLSSFLRYIFETSRDGQYSTLYKELEIIEAYVEVEKARFGERLTFAYSIDPLITADNILIPSLLLQPLVENSIRHGLFEKEGPGHVQVTISAQESLLNILISDDGVGMTEMQCAQLMGEKNANAGIGFTNVRRRVQDLSQGSLELRSIPGKGTTIHLTIPIKEGRHDVESSYRRG comes from the coding sequence ATGAAAAGATGGGTTGGCTTCTTGACAGCTATATGCGCCTTGATCGCCATTGTCTATATGATTTTTAGTGATAAGGGCACAGGCTCAGTCAAAATTAAAGCTGTAGACGGTGTGCTTGACCTACGAGAGCTCGTTGATTCACCCTTTGTATCGTTAGCAGGCGATTGGAAATTCACAGCCGATTCTTTTGTCGATCCTACAGACTTTTTAATAGAAGCGAATAATGAGCACGTACCAGGTCCTTGGGCATCCAATGTACAATGGGGCTCCTACCAATTAATCGTGTATCTACCAGATAACTGGTCCGATATTGGTCTTCGTGTCAGAAATATTTGGTCCGCTAATTCTCTCTACATTGATGGTAAAAAAATATCAGAAAACGGAAAAGTAGCTTCCTCTAAACAAGAGACAGCTCCAGATAATCGTTCTTTTGAAGTGTATTTTAAACCGGATAGCCGGCAAGTTCTCATCACCATTCACGTATCCAACTTCTATAATGCTAGAGGTGGCATCATCCTCCCAATCGATATCGGCGATGCTGAGCTAATGAAGGAGGACGTGAATCGCGATCTTTCATTGGAATGGACAGCCGTCTTATGCTTGCTGTTATTCAGCATGTTTCATCTGACAATCTATTTGCTTCGAACGAAAGATGAGGCTTTCCTGTATAGTGGATTGTACTTTCTGCTGCTAGCCTTGGTCGTTGTGCTGCGAGGGGAGCGACTGTTGATTCGGGAGTTCCCATCAATTCCTTTTGATCTCTACTTTCGCATGCAAGACACCTTTACATTCCTAAGCTCCCTATTGCTAATTGCCTTTATTGTGAAAATGATTCCTACCATTATGAAGCAAAGAACGCTGCTTCTGCTGTTCCTTCCCATACTGATCTATACGTTATTTAATATTATTTTACCGGCCAGAACCCTGTCTTGGGCACAGTACGAGTTCTTTTATTACACCGATGGATTATTCATAGGAATTATCATTCGCATATTCTATTTGACTGTAAAAAACCGCATTGGTATACGTAAAAATGAAGCCCTCATTCTCATGTCTATGCTCTTTTTTCTAGCCTTGTTCGCAGTCAGCGGCTCCATGGATAGTCTTTTCTTCTCCGGTCGCAACGGTATGAACAGAATCGGGCTGGTGGGGTTTGTTATCGCGATGAACGTATTTTTAGGCATACGTTTGATGAATCGAGCCGAGGAATCGGAACAACTGACAGCTAGATTGCAGAAGGCTAACAATGCGAAGGATGATTTCTTGAAGGTTACAACGCAAGATTTGCAGAGACCTCTACACGATACTGTACATTTAATAAAGTCAATTACTCGCGAACACAATCCAAAGAAGCAAGGCGAGCAATTATACCTAGCAGAGCAGTTAATGGAGAACATGGTTTATTTATTGAGAGATTTACACGATTTTACTCGCATTCGATTTGATGATTACGCAATTGATCTTAAATCAACCAATCTTCGGATGGTCATGCTCCATGTCATCCAACTGATGCAGCTTACATTCGCGAAGAAGCGAATTCAAATAAACGAAAATATTTCGGAGCAGTTGTACGTGTGGACAGACGAGCAACGGCTGACGCAAGTACTTCTACGCATTATGACAGAGATATCTCACGATACCTCAGATGACAGCCTGACCATTGAATCCCTTCATGTTGGGACGGATGTCCTGCTTAGAGTAACAACAACCCGCGAGTCACCGACAGCGAACATAGATCGGCAGCATCCCTCTGGGCTCATGATGACGGAGGAGCTCATTCAGCAAATGAAAGGAAGTATTACGTATGAAAGTATGGAGAACGGTATTGGCTTCACAATCAAACTGGGTTTCAGTGAATACAAAAATCCGGCCACAGCAATAAAACATAAATTCGCCATACCATCTGGAATGCTCATGGAAGATCGCGAGCAACGAACGATCCTCATTGTAGAAGACGATGTGATGCACGCGGAAGTCATGAGCGGCATGCTAAATGAGTCCTACAAGATACAAATCGCTTATACAGCTCAAGAGGCACTTAACTATTATAATAACCACCCAGAAATAGCGATGATGATCATTGATGATATCATCCCCGGTAACAGGAATAGTCTACAATTGCTTCAACATATTCGTAAGCAGGCATCTTTAATGGATCTGCCGATCTTAATGATGACCTCCTCCGAATATCCCAGAAATATTGAAATGATTTTTGCTTCCGGTGCAAATGATTATTTAATGAAGCCTTTCTCCAAAGAGACATTGATGGCCCGCTTAAATGCTGTTGAACAAACGAAGCAATCCCTGCTGAAAGCTATTGATTATGAAATGGCATTTCTGCAAACTCAAATCAAACCGCACTTTCTATATAATGCGCTTAGCAATATTATTGCTTTCTGTTACACGGATGGCGTGCGTGCAGCTTATCTTCTTACGATGCTTAGTTCCTTTTTACGATATATTTTTGAAACGAGTCGGGATGGACAATATTCTACTCTTTACAAGGAACTTGAAATTATTGAAGCCTATGTAGAAGTAGAGAAGGCTAGATTCGGTGAACGATTAACGTTCGCTTATAGCATTGATCCCCTAATTACAGCTGATAATATTTTAATTCCAAGTTTGCTCTTACAACCCTTAGTGGAAAATTCAATTCGCCATGGCTTATTTGAGAAAGAAGGGCCGGGACATGTTCAGGTGACGATTTCCGCACAAGAATCTCTCTTGAACATTCTAATTTCCGATGATGGTGTGGGCATGACAGAAATGCAATGTGCACAATTAATGGGGGAAAAGAACGCTAACGCTGGCATCGGATTTACGAATGTACGCCGACGTGTGCAAGATCTCAGCCAAGGTAGCCTGGAGCTCAGGTCCATTCCCGGCAAAGGAACAACAATTCATTTAACGATTCCCATTAAGGAGGGACGACATGATGTGGAAAGTAGTTATCGTAGAGGATGA
- a CDS encoding Crp/Fnr family transcriptional regulator codes for MNPQLLRDFPFFEHLDDEYLTEIAKLCIERSYTKGETIFFEGEEGEELFLVISGVVQIYQDNHSRDVIFSIFREGDFFGEMALLQNEKVRSASARTIEKSTLCILKKRDFIPLVKSKPEILIGILETTLDRLRDANNLIMDLTILDVRTRIARLLLRLTEQHGVPSDEGVLIDVKLTHQHLADMTGTARETVTKSLLELQTDNLIRIDQKKILVCNIDKLRNILDAVARA; via the coding sequence ATGAACCCACAATTATTACGAGATTTCCCATTCTTCGAGCATCTTGATGATGAGTATTTGACTGAAATTGCTAAGTTATGTATCGAGCGTAGTTATACAAAGGGAGAGACCATCTTTTTTGAAGGTGAGGAGGGAGAGGAGCTCTTTCTCGTTATATCAGGAGTTGTTCAGATCTATCAGGATAACCATTCTAGGGATGTGATTTTTTCTATTTTTAGAGAAGGGGATTTTTTCGGAGAGATGGCTTTGCTGCAAAATGAAAAGGTACGCTCTGCTTCCGCGAGGACGATCGAGAAGTCTACTTTATGCATTTTGAAAAAACGCGATTTCATTCCCTTAGTTAAAAGCAAGCCTGAAATACTGATCGGCATTCTGGAAACAACCTTAGATCGTCTTCGTGATGCCAATAATTTAATCATGGACTTGACCATTCTCGACGTGCGCACGCGCATTGCTCGCTTGCTGCTACGACTGACAGAACAGCATGGAGTGCCCTCTGATGAAGGTGTTCTCATCGATGTGAAACTAACGCATCAGCACCTGGCAGATATGACGGGAACGGCACGCGAGACAGTGACAAAATCATTACTTGAATTACAAACCGATAATCTGATACGTATTGATCAGAAGAAAATACTCGTGTGTAACATAGATAAACTAAGAAATATACTCGACGCAGTCGCTAGAGCATAA
- a CDS encoding response regulator produces MWKVVIVEDEKPILGLHARLLETYGPFQIVGCFESPFEALQEIPKLDVDVLVLDIEMPRMTGLQLAQNLVENGIDVPVVFSTAHKQYAIEAFRVQALDYILKPMTPNIVKQLDERLQKYYGLKSQHTHKNELHVRLYDDAFVKKGEQLIKWPTRITEELFYYFLLHEGKLCLKWRIIDDLWTNVEDKRALSNLYNTIYRMRQLFMELDIPIVIERINDGYMMKANNSILLEPKEGPDSVLLKSKGYLWAYRWDSIE; encoded by the coding sequence ATGTGGAAAGTAGTTATCGTAGAGGATGAGAAACCGATTCTCGGGCTACATGCCCGATTGCTTGAAACCTACGGCCCCTTTCAAATTGTAGGCTGCTTTGAATCTCCATTCGAAGCATTGCAGGAAATACCGAAATTAGATGTGGACGTACTCGTGCTCGACATTGAAATGCCAAGAATGACGGGACTACAATTGGCTCAGAATTTAGTGGAGAACGGCATTGACGTACCTGTGGTCTTCTCAACAGCTCACAAGCAATATGCTATTGAAGCTTTTCGCGTACAGGCTCTGGACTATATTCTGAAGCCAATGACCCCGAATATAGTCAAACAACTAGACGAACGCCTTCAAAAATATTACGGCCTAAAAAGTCAGCACACCCATAAGAATGAACTGCATGTCCGCCTCTATGACGATGCATTCGTTAAGAAGGGGGAGCAGCTCATCAAGTGGCCTACCCGAATAACGGAGGAGCTTTTTTACTATTTTCTGCTTCATGAAGGCAAATTGTGTTTGAAGTGGAGAATTATCGATGATCTCTGGACCAATGTGGAGGACAAGCGAGCGCTATCCAATCTGTATAATACTATCTACCGAATGCGGCAGCTGTTCATGGAGCTGGATATCCCCATTGTCATCGAACGCATAAACGATGGATACATGATGAAGGCCAATAATAGTATTTTACTAGAGCCCAAAGAAGGCCCTGATTCCGTGCTGCTTAAATCAAAAGGATATCTGTGGGCTTATCGTTGGGATTCTATCGAGTAA
- a CDS encoding glycoside hydrolase family 31 protein, translating into MEFKSKALNQPIDMSADFEEVGDQYFFPSHVTAFNPDEKTGTLMWKRHTRKPRLSFNQMDYPFTETPSWEFPEEYEESPTSEFKLTFLSDRTIRLRIQTRPRADRQAAAPSLMLNESVDTLSVPWDCVSTDEQIVYSSSAGSVVIQRNPWKIIVRDQMGRVLTETRHFSDCSSLLNANGLPFSFKKSTADLSNRIAASFLLRPDEKLFGTGESFTRLNKRGQKLNLFTTDALSAQTQKTYKPIPFFMSSEGYGMFVHTSTPLTFDFGATYDDTNTLYTGEEKLDLFLFIGSPKEILSEYTKVTGRSPLPPLWSFGLWMSRITYSSEHEVREVAQKLQEHGIPCDVIHLDTGWFETDWRCNYEFSGERFDDPSLMLSDLKEMGYRVSLWQLPYFTPNNSLYDEILDKGYAIRTTDGRLPTEDAIVDFSNPDAVAWYQKQLASLLNLGVAAIKVDFGEAAPLNGMYASGQSGFHEHNLYPLRYNKAASEITKSVNDESIIWARSAWAGSQRYPIHWGGDAENTNSAMAASLRAGLSLGLSGFSFWSHDIGGFVNSSPEELYSRWLPFGMLTSHSRCHGAPPTEPWAYGEEFMSLFRKSANLKYALIPYVYTQAKLSAESGYPMLRTLFFEFPEDAGSWLVEDQYMFGSDILVAPFFEAEQERNVYLPSGDWFDYQTGLHYEGGRWYRIAAGELPIIMLVRSGAVIPHAKPALSTAFQDWDDLDFVLFARDSSSTDEEYTASIFDPRDQSLYELIVTSSSIREVYKNKAALAVPRVGWKVKAHNS; encoded by the coding sequence ATGGAATTTAAGTCAAAAGCATTAAACCAGCCCATCGACATGAGCGCGGATTTCGAGGAGGTTGGAGACCAGTACTTCTTTCCTTCCCATGTAACGGCCTTCAATCCGGATGAAAAAACAGGAACCTTGATGTGGAAACGTCATACGCGCAAACCGCGATTATCTTTTAATCAAATGGACTATCCGTTCACGGAGACGCCTTCGTGGGAGTTCCCTGAGGAATATGAGGAATCGCCAACAAGCGAGTTTAAGCTTACCTTCTTATCAGACAGGACGATACGGTTACGAATTCAAACGCGGCCAAGAGCTGATCGGCAAGCCGCTGCGCCATCCCTCATGCTGAACGAATCGGTGGATACGTTGTCCGTACCTTGGGATTGCGTCAGCACGGATGAACAGATTGTCTATTCAAGCTCGGCAGGATCTGTCGTTATTCAACGTAACCCGTGGAAAATCATTGTTAGGGATCAAATGGGTCGTGTCTTAACGGAAACCCGCCACTTTAGCGATTGTTCATCTTTGCTGAATGCGAATGGTCTTCCTTTTTCCTTCAAAAAAAGCACGGCGGATCTAAGCAACCGAATAGCGGCAAGCTTCCTTCTGCGACCGGATGAGAAGCTCTTTGGAACTGGGGAATCGTTCACACGGCTAAACAAGCGCGGGCAGAAGCTGAATCTATTTACGACGGATGCTTTAAGCGCCCAGACGCAGAAGACATATAAACCGATTCCTTTCTTTATGAGCAGCGAAGGGTACGGAATGTTTGTCCACACCTCGACGCCGCTAACCTTTGATTTCGGCGCTACTTATGACGATACGAATACTCTCTATACAGGTGAAGAGAAGCTGGATTTATTCCTGTTCATCGGTTCTCCGAAGGAAATTCTGTCTGAGTATACGAAAGTGACCGGTCGAAGTCCGCTTCCACCTCTATGGTCGTTCGGTCTATGGATGAGTCGCATTACTTATAGCTCGGAGCATGAAGTTCGCGAGGTTGCGCAAAAATTACAGGAGCATGGTATCCCTTGTGATGTCATCCATCTGGATACGGGCTGGTTCGAGACGGATTGGCGCTGTAACTACGAGTTTTCGGGGGAACGTTTTGACGACCCTAGCTTGATGCTATCGGATTTGAAAGAGATGGGGTATCGAGTATCGCTGTGGCAGCTGCCGTATTTTACTCCAAACAACTCTTTATATGATGAAATTCTGGATAAAGGCTATGCCATACGCACAACCGACGGGAGATTGCCAACTGAGGACGCGATTGTTGATTTCAGTAATCCGGATGCTGTTGCTTGGTATCAGAAGCAATTGGCAAGTCTGCTAAACCTCGGAGTTGCAGCCATCAAGGTTGACTTTGGTGAGGCGGCTCCACTGAATGGTATGTATGCTTCGGGACAAAGCGGATTCCACGAGCACAATCTGTACCCCCTCCGTTACAATAAGGCAGCCTCTGAAATTACGAAGTCTGTCAACGATGAATCTATCATTTGGGCACGGAGTGCATGGGCTGGTAGTCAGCGCTATCCGATTCATTGGGGAGGAGACGCTGAGAATACGAATAGTGCAATGGCAGCAAGCTTACGTGCTGGATTATCGCTAGGCTTGAGCGGATTTTCGTTCTGGAGCCATGATATTGGTGGCTTCGTTAATAGCAGTCCGGAAGAGCTTTACAGCCGTTGGCTTCCGTTTGGAATGCTGACCTCACATAGCCGCTGTCATGGAGCACCGCCGACAGAGCCTTGGGCCTATGGCGAGGAATTCATGTCCTTGTTCCGCAAAAGTGCGAATTTGAAATACGCCTTAATCCCATACGTTTACACCCAAGCCAAGCTGAGTGCGGAGTCCGGTTACCCTATGCTACGCACCTTATTTTTTGAGTTTCCAGAGGATGCAGGCTCGTGGCTTGTCGAGGATCAATATATGTTTGGGTCTGATATTCTAGTGGCCCCATTTTTTGAGGCTGAACAGGAGCGTAATGTGTATTTGCCTTCCGGGGATTGGTTTGATTATCAGACCGGCCTGCATTATGAAGGAGGACGCTGGTACCGAATTGCCGCAGGTGAACTGCCGATTATTATGCTCGTTCGCTCGGGTGCAGTCATTCCTCATGCAAAGCCGGCATTGTCGACAGCTTTTCAAGATTGGGATGATCTTGATTTCGTCTTATTTGCCAGGGATAGCAGCAGTACAGATGAAGAATATACAGCTTCCATCTTTGACCCGCGCGATCAATCACTTTATGAGCTCATTGTCACCAGCAGCTCTATTCGTGAAGTTTACAAGAATAAAGCCGCCTTGGCGGTACCGCGTGTGGGGTGGAAGGTTAAAGCTCATAACTCATGA